Genomic window (Mycoplasmopsis citelli):
TTTTGGAGATGAAGATTTTGCCTCTTTAAATGATATTAAAGCAGAAATTAAAAGCGATAAAACCCCTAAAAAACAAACAAAAAAGTCAACTAAGAAAAAAACAAAATCAAAAAAATCAGATTTACCATTTGAAGGAATTGATGATTTAGATGACAAAATTGATTTTGATAGTGACATTCTTGATGATGATGAAGATTTTGATGGAATTTTAGATGATGAAGAGTTTTTAGATTTAGAAAATTTAGATGATGATTTTGGTTCTTCTGATGACATTCTTGATGATGAAGAAGATGATGATGAACTTGAAAACGAAGATCTTGACAATGATTATGATGCTGATAATATTGATGATGAAGAAATTGATTTAAGTAGCTTAAGTTTAAGTGATTTTGATGCTGAAATTGATTTTAATGAAGATGATTTATCCAAAAAACGCAAATCACTTCATAATAAATTAACAGAAACTAATGATATTGTCAAATGATACATGCGTTGAATTGGAAAATATGGAGAACTTTTAACTCCTGAAGAAGAAAAACGCTTAGCTAATTTAATTGAAAAAGGCGGATTTAGAGGAAAAAAAGCACGTGATAAACTTATTCAAAGCAACTTGCGTTTAGTTATTAATAATGCTAAAAAGTACAAAAATCGTGGCCTTTCGTTTATTGATTTAATTTCTGAAGGAAATGCAGGAATTTTAAAAGCAGTTCAAAAATATAACGTTCATAAAGGATTTAAGTTTTCTACATACGCAACTTGATGAATTCGTCAAGCAATTACTCGAGCTGTAGCTGATCAGGCCCGTACCATCAGAATTCCAGTACACATGGTCGAAACTATTAACAAAATCTCTAAAATTGAACGTGAATTACAACAAGAATTAGGGACTGAACCTAGTGATGAACAAATTGCACAAAAATTTGGTCAAGGATATACTCCAGATAAAGTTCGTTATATTCGTAAAATTAATATTGATCCAATTTCACTTGATAAACAAGTAGGAAAAGAAAATGATTCAAGTTTTAGCGACTTTGTTAAAGATGAAAATGTTGTTAATCCAATTGATTATGTAGCTCAAGAAGAGCTTGCTGAAGTGTTGCAACAAATTATTGACGAAACTTTAGAATTTGACGAAAAAGAACTCATTTGTAAACGCTATGGAGTTGGAAAAACACCAAGTGGGAAAAGCTATCGAATTCATTCTTTAGAAGAATTAGCTAGAGAACGCAATGGAGTTTCAAAAGAAAGAATTCGTCAAATTGAAAATAAAATCTTACGAAAAATTAAATCAAACTCAAAACACGGGAAAAATCTTAAAGATTTCCTCAAAAACTAGAAAAATGAAAATTAAAGATTTTATTAACTATTTAAACTCAAAGTATCCTAATTCAAATAAAGAGGAATGAGATCCAAGCGGTTTTTCGGTTAAATTTAATCAAGCAACTAAATTAAAGGGAGTGATTTTAGCTTTAGATTTAACAAATAAAGTTTTACAAAAAGCAATTGAAACTAGTAGCAATTTAATTATTACTCACCATCCATTTTTATTTGAAAAAACTAAAGAACTTGAAGCAATTAAGGCTCCTTATAAAATCTCAATACTTAAGCAACTCAAAAAACACAAAATTTTTGTTTACTCAATACATACTAATTATGATTGTGATTTATATGGAACTTCTTATCAAATTCTCAGATATTTAGGGTTAGAAAATTACTTTGAATATGGCTCACAAACTTATAGTGCTAGTGCTAGTGTTAAAATTTCTTTTCAAGAGCTAGTTAATCAAATTACCACAAAATTGAAACTAAGTCATTTTCGAACAAATTTTGACAAAGAAAGTTTTCACAAACCCTTGAGTAGAGTTGCTTTTTTAAGTGGAAGTGGTTATATTGGAACAATTAATGAACTGCATTTTAAAGGGTATGATTTAATTATTAGCAGTGATTTTAAATGAAGCGATTGAATTAATTTTAAGGAAATTAATGCAAAAGTTCTTGAAATTCCACATCTAGATGAACAAGTTTTTGCTTGACATTTAAAGGAAATACTTAGCAAGGAATTTCCTCGCCTTCAAGTTGCTTTTGTTGAATTAAAAACCCCTTTTTATAATCTTAAATAACAATTTTTCCAATTGTTATTTTTTATTTTGGTAAAAAACTTGAAAAATTTAATTTTTTGTTTATAATACGCCTTTATAGTTTTTTTCTTCTGCTATAATTTAAATATATTTTAAATATTTATACCCAAAAATAAAAAAAGAAAGGTTCTATGAGCAGAAGATTTTACAATAAAAAAAGATATTTACATAAAGTTCATGCTTGATGAAGAGCTGCTAATTACTTAAGCTTAGGTCAAATGTACTTAAAAAATAATCCCCTTCTCATTGACGAATTAAAAGCTGAAGATCTTAAGTTATACCCAATTGGACACTGAGGAACAATTCCAGGACAAAACTTAATTTATGCACATTTAAATCGTTTAATTAATAAATATGATTTAGAGATGTTTTACATTGAAGGTCCAGGACATGGTGGACAGGTGATGATTTCAAATTCATATTTGGATGGTTCATACACAGAATTATTTCCTGAAATTACCAAAGATTTAAAAGGAATGCAAAAATTATTTAAACACTTTAGCTTTCCAGGTGGAACTGCTTCACATGCAGCACCTGAAACTCCAGGTTCAATTCATGAAGGTGGAGAATTAGGATATTCAATTAGCCATGCTGTTGGAGCTATTTTAGATAATCCAAATATTATTGCTGCAACTGTTATAGGAGATGGAGAAGCTGAAACTGGTCCACTTATGGCTGGATGATATGCTTCAAGTTTCATTAATCCAGTTAATGATGGAGCTGTGTTGCCAATTTTGCACCTTAATGGAGCAAAAATTTCAAATCCAACTATTTTAGCTCGCAAAAGTAACAAAGAAATTGCTCAACTTCTTGCTGGTTTTGGTTGAGAAGCAATTTTTGTTGAAGGTAATGTCGGAGATGAAGAAAAAATCCATTCATTAATGGCTTCAAAATTTGATAAAGCCATTGAAAAAATCTTAAAAATCCAAAATAAAGCTCGCAGAGGAAGTGCTGAAAGTGCAACTCGTCCACTTTGACCTGCTTTAGTAGTTCGCACTCCAAAAGGATGAACCGCACCAAATAAAATTAATGATTTAACTATTGAAGGAAGTTTTAGAGCTCATCAAGTTCCTTTGGCTGTTAGTGCTGAAGAACCAAAATATTTACCTATGTTAAAAGAGTGATTGCTCTCATATAAGCCACATGAATTATTTAATGGTGATGGTTCTTTTAAAGCTGAATTTGCCGAAATTGCCCCTCAAGGAAACAAGAGAATGGCAATGCACCCAATTGCTAATGGTGGAGTTGATCCACAACCTTTAAAATTACCAGATTGAAGTAAATTTGCTCTTAATTTCAAACCTGGAGAAATTAAAGCTCAAGATATGGTTACTGCAAGTGCTTATTTAGCTGAAGTTATTAGACAAAACCCACAAAATTTCAGGGTTTTTGGACCAGATGAAACTAAATCAAATCGTTTATATGATGTTTTAAAAGTAACTAATCGCCAATGAATGGAACAAATTGATCCTGAGCTTGATGAATCGCTTTCTCCTGCTGGAAGAATTCTTGATTCACAACTTTCAGAACATCAAGCTGAAGGAATGCTTGAAGGGTATGTTCTAACTGGGAGACATGGATTTTTTGCAAGTTATGAATCATTTTTAAGAGTTGTTGATTCAATGCTTACCCAACACATGAAATGAGTGGCAAAAACTAAAAAAGTTAGCTGAAGAAAGGATTATCCTTCATTAAACGTAATTGCTACTTCAACAGCATTTCAGCAAGATCATAACGGATACACTCACCAAGATCCTGGTATTTTAGGTCACTTAGCTGATAAAAAACCTGAATTAATTAGAGAGTATCTTCCGGCTGATTCTAACTCACTTTTAGGAGTGCTTGAACACTCGTTTAAACAAAGGGATGTAATTAATTTAATTGTTGCATCAAAACAACCAAGAGAGCAGTGATATTCAATTTCTGAAGTTGAACAAATGCTTAAAAATGGATATAAAGTTATTGATTGAGCTTCCACAACTAAAAGAAACGAAGAACCCGACTTAGTGTTTGCAGCTTCAGGAACAGAACCAAATTTAGAAGCTCTTGCTGCTATTTCATATTTACACGAATCATTTCCTCAATTAAAAATTCGCTTTGTGTATGTACTTGATTTATTAAAATTAAGACATCCAAGTGTTGATCCACGAGGTCTTTCGGATTCAGAATTTGATTCAGTCTTTACTAAGGACAAACCAGTTGTTTTTGCTTTCCATGGCTTTGAAGGATTACTTAGAGATATTTTCTTTTTAAGAAAAAATCGAAACTTACATCCACACGGGTATAGAGAAAATGGAGATATTACCACTTCATTTGATATTCGTTTAATGTCTGAAATGGATCGCTTCCACATGGCTATTACTGGTGCTAAGGCAGCTTTAAAATCTCAAGCAGTAAATTTTGTTAGCCGTATGAAAACCAGAATTAACGCACACAAAAGATTTATCGCTGAACATGGAATTGATATGCCAGAAGTAAGAAATTGAAAATGAGAGGGACTTAATAAAAAATAATACTTTTAGTAAGGTTTATTAAACTATAAGCATTTTTTGCTCAAGTTAAAAACCTTACTTTTTGTATATATTATTTGGGTGATAAATATGGTCAAAAGTAAAAAACGGCACACTTCCAAAGAAGCAGAATTTATTTCTAATTTACTTTATTTAAAAAACTCTACCGATGATATAAATAGTTATATTGCTGATGAAATTTTAACTAGACACAAGCAAGGAATTTTAATTCCACAAGCTTATAAATTTTGCACTGAAATTGGAGTATCTCCAAGTTCATTCACTTTCTTTGCCAAAAAAATTAGGTTAAATAATGTTAGAGAAATCTTATATATTCACAATTTTTTAATTGAAAATGATCAAGAAAAAACTAAAAAAACTAAAGTTACAGCAGCTCAAGAAGTAGCTAAATTTATTGATCAATGCAATAAAATTTTATTCATTGGAATTTCAGGTTCAACTTGAATGAATATGGACTTTTCAATTCAACTGCTCAGAATGAATAAATTTGCCATTCATCTTCCAGGAAAATATGAACAAATTGGATTAAGTAAAATTTTAACACCTGATGATCTTTTAATTGTTAATTCTGTTTCATTAAAACACAAATGAATGCTAGATATTATGGAAAATACTAGAGCTAAAATTGTCTTAATTAGTACTTGAATTCCTGAACATTTAAAAGAAAAAATTAATGTCTTTTATAAAATTAATGTTAAAGAACGTCAAGATGGACTCAGAGTTTTTACTAGTGAAGCCCGTGAAAAAAGCCTGCAATTTTACAATTATGTTTTAAAAGAGCTTCGAAACAACCCAGTTAATCTTGAATTTTTAACCAAAAGTTCATATCGTGGATAATGCTTTTATCCACAAAAAACAGAATAAAAAATGATAAGATATGATATGAAACAATAAAATTGGACAATAAAATCCAAAATTAAGGGGTTCATATCAGGTTGAGTGAATGTCGAAAGTTCAACTTCAGTAAATTTAAATGACGAATTATTAGAATATAAAGTCCCTGAAAATGGTGAATATAGAATTATTGTTAAAAAATATAAATCAGCTTTATTTAATAATTCAGTTCCAGATATAGGAGCATTTACATATGTCGTTAACAATTAAATTATTTAGAAATATTTTGTTTGGTTCTTGTGTATCTTTACTACCAATAATAACTTCATCTTGTTCAACACTAGAATTATTAAATAAAAAAAATTATTTAGAAACCGTAGAATATAAAGTGCCTTATTTTGCAAATTTAATTAGACTCAAACAACAAGAACAAGGAATAAAAGTTAATAATAGTATTTTATTTGATCAATTTAGTATTATTGAAGATGAAGATAAAAAAAATAAATATTTTTCTGACTTTTTAGAAGATTCTCAAGTGACAATAACTTCGGTAAAAGATTTTTCTCATTATATTACTAATAAAATTAACTCATTATATAAAGAACTAGAAATTCCTAAAACTCTTTCAGACGAAGAAATTCAAAGAATCTTTGAAAATGATTTTTTGAATGGTCAAAATCTTAATGAGGTCCTAGCAAAAAATAACATTTGAATTTCACAATCAATTTTTTACCATTCATCTGTTTTTGTTGATTATATTCTAAAAGAAGAAGATAAAGATTATATAAATGTTAAAATAATAAGACCAAATGAAATTGACCAAGATTATTTAAGTATTCTGCCAACAAGTCTTTTACCTGCAAGAAAGGTTTTTAATATTCTTGTATTCCCTAAGGAAAAAATGCTAAATTTTAAAAAAACAACTAAGGATGAAAATATTAAATTATTAAGCGAATTATACAACCACTATAATTATAAAGAAAAAGACTTTTTTAATTGATATTATCCAAGAAAATGAATTTTGGATTGGATTGATAATATACAAAGAAAACAAGGAATTTTTAATACAAAAAATTTAATTTTAAAAAATAAAGCCGGTGCTTATATAAGTAAAGAACCTTTAAATTTGGACTCAGATTCTGGAATTAAAGTTATCAAAAACTTTAAAGATTTTATTACATATATTATGTCTCCCTTTCAAACAAATGATTCAGAAAAAGATAGTGCTTTAAGTTATATAAAAGTTGTTAATGATTTTGAAAAAAATTATTTAAATGGTAAAAACTTATCAGAATTACTAGAAGAAAATAATCTTGTAGTGCAACGAACAATCCAAAAAGAAAATACGTCATTTAATAAACAATATAGATTTGTTAAATTACCAAATTCTAGTTCATCAAAAATCAATTTAGCTATTATTAATGATAACGAACTGAATTTTAGTTCTAATTTTCTAGACAATGAATGAGAAGATCCTTTCATTGAAAAACCAAGAATTTTATATCAAGGTCTTTTGGTTCCGAAGAACTCTAAGGTTGAAATTAAAGGTCAATTAAATTTTAAAGAAGCTAATGACTTTTTGATACATAACAAATCATTATATAAAGATAAGGAAGTTACTGAATAACAGAAAAAACAATTTTAAAGTAATTATCAAAAGAAATTTATAATTTCATTTTTTGAAACTTAATTTTTTAGATTTTAAGTCAAAAATTTCAATATATTTAGTTATACTAAAATTAGTTAAACAAAACAAAGAGACAATTTAATTGTTCTTTTTAATTTTTGCAGTTTTAACTCGGTATTTTTGTTAATATATAATGAACATAGAGGCAGATATGGATATCTTCGTATTACTTTAGAGTCCAAAAATAGTGGATATTTGGTAAATTATAAAAAAGTAAAATGGCTCATGAATTTACTAAATTTAATTGGTGGAAATTGTAAGCGTAAAAAATATAAATCATACAAATGATATGAACCCCAAAAGTTGGACATTAAAATCCAAAATTAAGGGGTTCATATCATTTTTAAATATCTATTTGTCTTTGATCAAGAGTTTGCTTAATGACTTTTGGATCAGTCTCGTTTTGAAGCAATCTAATTAATTCATTATCTAAAGATCATAAACTAATATTTTGTAGTACATCAATTTGATAGTCGCGTTCTTGCCTTGAGGTTCCTAAAATTAATAATAATTTTACATCTTGTTTATCTTCAGCGTGCCAATCAACCCCTTCTTTAATTCGAGCAATTGAAATAAAAGGTTTAACAACTGTTGAAGAAACTCCGTGCGGAAGTGCAATTCCTCCATTTAAAGCAGTAGGCATTGAATTTTCGCGGTATAAAAGTGCTTCATAAAATTTTTGAGCATCTAAAACAAATCCATTTTTTTCAAGTAATTGCGAAACTTTTAAAAGCGATTCATCATGATCTTTAGCAACAATATCAAGAAAAATACTTTTTTCTGAAATAAGATTTTTGATTTGAAATTCCATTGTTAATTCTCCTCTGGGCTTGGCATCGATGTTAAACAAATAGCGTCAGGACCTGTGTGAATTGCAATAGCAGCTGGAGTTATTTCTTTATTGAAAATAGGCAATTTTTCAGTTGCTTTTGCAAGTTTTTGATTAATTGATTGATCAATTCCTCAAATAATTTGAAATGAAGGATTTTTGAGATTTTTAGCTTCTTCAGTGACTTTTTCAACTAATTTATCTAAAGCTCCTTTTTGAGTACGCTTTAGTGTCGCGAGTGAAACAGTTCCGTCAAGATCGTATTTTAAAAGCGGAAACATTTTTATAGTGTTTAGTAATATTTTTTTAAATCCTTTTAGTCGTCCGCCTTTAATTAAGTGATCCAAATTAGCTGGTAAAATGTATGTAGAACATTGCGAAATAAATTTTTCGAGCTTATTTTTAACCTCTGAAATATTTTGAGTTTTTTGATAAACTTTTTGAGCAATTTTAATTAATAATCTAATTTGTGAACCAACTAAGTTATTTTTAATAACATGAATATTTTTATATTCTTGAGCTAATGTGTTGATATATTTAGGGGTTGAAGATAAATGCTCACTAACACCAATGAAAATACTATCATCATAATTTTGAGAACAATAACTAACTGTTTCTTGAATTAAAGCTAAATTTGGTAATGAAGTTTTACAAGATTTTGAGCTTGCAATTTGCTCAAGCAAATTAACATTATTTATAGTGTTTTCCTTTACTAATTCACCGTTAATTTCAACTTGTAAGGGTAATAAATGATATTCTAATTCTTTTGCTTGCTCTTCGGTTAAACATGCAAAAGAATCAATAATAATCCCTAATTTTTTCATAGGATTATTATACTTTAAAAGCTCCGAACAACAATTATAAAAAAGCTAATTTTTGTGGAAAAAAGCTTAAAAAATTTTATTTTCAAAAAAATGTCAATAAATATTATTTTATGTTTGTAAGGAGAATTATGCTTAAAAATAAAAAAATTTTAAAAAATGTGTTGTTAGCAAGTGGAGTAACAAGTGTTTTTGGTGGTAGTATTTTAGGAACTGCTCTTGGAATTTTAAGATACAAAAACTCACAATTAAAAGATAAAGAACATACGATTGTATCTTTAAATTCCGAAATCAAATTACTAAAAATACAAATATCAGATATGCAAGCTGAAAATACTCAACTTAAAAATCAAATATCAGCACTTGAGGGAGTGCTAAAAATTGTTAATGCAGCTAATGATTCTCAAAATGGAGAAACAAATGAATTGTTAAATAAATTAATTAATACCACCGAAGAATCTTCGTTGCAAATTAGTAAAAATCAAGAGTATCAAAAATATTTACAAACGCACTTAAATAAACTAAAAAACTCATTAATTGTGAGTGTAAATGTATTGCTTGATAAACTTAAGAATTTATCAGAACTAAATTCTGAAAAATTTCAAAACGCCTTTTTAAATACCAAAATTACTCAATTAAATGAATTAGTTAAAAATATTAACGAATTAGATTTATCTAATACCAATAATTTTAGCGAAAATTCGCAATTTCTTAATACTTATCAAAAAAGATATCATGATTTTAATCTAGAATTAATTGAGAATTTAAATACTTTAATAAATCAAAATAAAAATAGCATTAATGAATTAAATTCTAAAATTTCAGATACATCTAAAAAGCTTAAAGAAAGTATTTCAAAAAGCATTCAAACAACAATTAATTTAAACGAAACCATCACAGTCTTGAAAAAATACACTGATTTATTATTAGAAAAATCACTGAATTTAGGCTCAAAAAGTACAAGTGATAACTTCAAGGGTAATTTAGAACAATTATCTAAATCACTTGCAGAATATCAACAATTTTTGCAAGAACAGATTAAATTAACACATGAATCACTAAAAAAAGCTAATGAAAATAACGATTATTCGAATTTGGTTATTTTAGATACTGATGTTTTTGCTTCAAAAGTAAAATATTTTACTCAATTAAGCTCAAATTATAGTAATTTAGCTATTAATATTTACTTAAACTTTTACGAAGAATCTCTTAGATCAATTGCGGAAAAAGATGAGCAAATTGATAAAATTTCTAAAGAAAAAGAACAATTAAATAATCAAATAAATGAAGCTAATCGCCAAAAAACCAAAGCATTAGCTAGTTTAAAAAAACTCAAAGAAAGTTTAACTACTTCTTTTAAAAATTCTTTAAATAGCATTATTACATCATTACGAAATATTGATTTAGCTATTCAGAGCTCAGATGCTACCCAAAAACAACAACTTTCTCAACGTTTAAATGAGCAAATTATTAATTTAGAAGCACTAAGAAATGAATATTCAAGTGATGAGTTTATCAATCGATATGAACCATTTGTTGAATCTGCTCTAAAAACTGCTGATCAAGTAATTCAAGAGTATAAAGACAATATTTTAAACAAGCTCAAAGAAGAATATAAAATCACTAAAAGACAATTAGATGAAAGTAACAAAGCTTTAATCGAAGCAAAAAATCTACTAAATTCAAAAAGTGATGAAATTAATGTTGTAAATGCACAACTTAAAAAAGCTAAAGCCGATCTTGTTAATAAAGAAAATGAATTTATGCAAATAACTAAGCAATTAGAACAAACCAGAGATTCATTGGCTCAATTAAAAGTTGAAAAAAATAGCTCACTTTCTGAAATGTCTGCAACAATTGATCGTTATGTCCTTAAATACAATCAATTAAAAAATACTGCTAATACTATTATTGATGAGGCAATTAAACAAAAACTAAATGTTGATAATTTAAGATTGCTAATTAGTAAAAGTTTTGCTCCTAAAGATCCGCAAAACTTTATTCAAATGAATAACTTATCAAAAGAATATTTAGCACACTATTTGAATTTATTTGAGGAAATGATTCGCTTACATAAGAAAGTTTTAGAAAAACAAGTTCATAACCAAAACCTTGTAATTACCGGCCAAGAAGATGATATTAGTTCTTACAAATTAACCATTAATCAAAACAAAGCCTGAATTGATAAACTCACTCTTGATCAATTGCAATTACAAAGTAAAATTGACCAACAAAAAGAGCAACTTGCTCAATCTGATCAAACAATTAAGGAGCTACAAGAAAAAATTAATAAATCAGGTTTAAACGCAAATAAAACCGTTACAAATACTAATTTAAATCAAGATTATTTAAGAGAATTTCATTTTCAAAAACGAGAAGCAATTAGTTCAAATCAGTTTCATAATTCGTTTGTAGATACTGATTCATATACTCAAAGGTTTAAAATTAAACCAGCACAAAGAATTCAGGTTTATTATTTTAACAAAAACACT
Coding sequences:
- a CDS encoding phosphoketolase family protein, translating into MSRRFYNKKRYLHKVHAWWRAANYLSLGQMYLKNNPLLIDELKAEDLKLYPIGHWGTIPGQNLIYAHLNRLINKYDLEMFYIEGPGHGGQVMISNSYLDGSYTELFPEITKDLKGMQKLFKHFSFPGGTASHAAPETPGSIHEGGELGYSISHAVGAILDNPNIIAATVIGDGEAETGPLMAGWYASSFINPVNDGAVLPILHLNGAKISNPTILARKSNKEIAQLLAGFGWEAIFVEGNVGDEEKIHSLMASKFDKAIEKILKIQNKARRGSAESATRPLWPALVVRTPKGWTAPNKINDLTIEGSFRAHQVPLAVSAEEPKYLPMLKEWLLSYKPHELFNGDGSFKAEFAEIAPQGNKRMAMHPIANGGVDPQPLKLPDWSKFALNFKPGEIKAQDMVTASAYLAEVIRQNPQNFRVFGPDETKSNRLYDVLKVTNRQWMEQIDPELDESLSPAGRILDSQLSEHQAEGMLEGYVLTGRHGFFASYESFLRVVDSMLTQHMKWVAKTKKVSWRKDYPSLNVIATSTAFQQDHNGYTHQDPGILGHLADKKPELIREYLPADSNSLLGVLEHSFKQRDVINLIVASKQPREQWYSISEVEQMLKNGYKVIDWASTTKRNEEPDLVFAASGTEPNLEALAAISYLHESFPQLKIRFVYVLDLLKLRHPSVDPRGLSDSEFDSVFTKDKPVVFAFHGFEGLLRDIFFLRKNRNLHPHGYRENGDITTSFDIRLMSEMDRFHMAITGAKAALKSQAVNFVSRMKTRINAHKRFIAEHGIDMPEVRNWKWEGLNKK
- a CDS encoding IS3 family transposase, whose product is MLIYNEHRGRYGYLRITLESKNSGYLVNYKKVKWLMNLLNLIGGNCKRKKYKSYKWYEPQKLDIKIQN
- a CDS encoding Nif3-like dinuclear metal center hexameric protein, which produces MKIKDFINYLNSKYPNSNKEEWDPSGFSVKFNQATKLKGVILALDLTNKVLQKAIETSSNLIITHHPFLFEKTKELEAIKAPYKISILKQLKKHKIFVYSIHTNYDCDLYGTSYQILRYLGLENYFEYGSQTYSASASVKISFQELVNQITTKLKLSHFRTNFDKESFHKPLSRVAFLSGSGYIGTINELHFKGYDLIISSDFKWSDWINFKEINAKVLEIPHLDEQVFAWHLKEILSKEFPRLQVAFVELKTPFYNLK
- a CDS encoding RNA polymerase sigma factor, which encodes MEKFKTVLKALDNELKNKKKKNFTQEEVFDFLLKKNIFIDEDSSDELFDLLREKKYIKDQVDFGDEDFASLNDIKAEIKSDKTPKKQTKKSTKKKTKSKKSDLPFEGIDDLDDKIDFDSDILDDDEDFDGILDDEEFLDLENLDDDFGSSDDILDDEEDDDELENEDLDNDYDADNIDDEEIDLSSLSLSDFDAEIDFNEDDLSKKRKSLHNKLTETNDIVKWYMRWIGKYGELLTPEEEKRLANLIEKGGFRGKKARDKLIQSNLRLVINNAKKYKNRGLSFIDLISEGNAGILKAVQKYNVHKGFKFSTYATWWIRQAITRAVADQARTIRIPVHMVETINKISKIERELQQELGTEPSDEQIAQKFGQGYTPDKVRYIRKINIDPISLDKQVGKENDSSFSDFVKDENVVNPIDYVAQEELAEVLQQIIDETLEFDEKELICKRYGVGKTPSGKSYRIHSLEELARERNGVSKERIRQIENKILRKIKSNSKHGKNLKDFLKN
- a CDS encoding PTS sugar transporter subunit IIA encodes the protein MEFQIKNLISEKSIFLDIVAKDHDESLLKVSQLLEKNGFVLDAQKFYEALLYRENSMPTALNGGIALPHGVSSTVVKPFISIARIKEGVDWHAEDKQDVKLLLILGTSRQERDYQIDVLQNISLWSLDNELIRLLQNETDPKVIKQTLDQRQIDI
- a CDS encoding coiled-coil domain-containing protein, producing the protein MLKNKKILKNVLLASGVTSVFGGSILGTALGILRYKNSQLKDKEHTIVSLNSEIKLLKIQISDMQAENTQLKNQISALEGVLKIVNAANDSQNGETNELLNKLINTTEESSLQISKNQEYQKYLQTHLNKLKNSLIVSVNVLLDKLKNLSELNSEKFQNAFLNTKITQLNELVKNINELDLSNTNNFSENSQFLNTYQKRYHDFNLELIENLNTLINQNKNSINELNSKISDTSKKLKESISKSIQTTINLNETITVLKKYTDLLLEKSLNLGSKSTSDNFKGNLEQLSKSLAEYQQFLQEQIKLTHESLKKANENNDYSNLVILDTDVFASKVKYFTQLSSNYSNLAINIYLNFYEESLRSIAEKDEQIDKISKEKEQLNNQINEANRQKTKALASLKKLKESLTTSFKNSLNSIITSLRNIDLAIQSSDATQKQQLSQRLNEQIINLEALRNEYSSDEFINRYEPFVESALKTADQVIQEYKDNILNKLKEEYKITKRQLDESNKALIEAKNLLNSKSDEINVVNAQLKKAKADLVNKENEFMQITKQLEQTRDSLAQLKVEKNSSLSEMSATIDRYVLKYNQLKNTANTIIDEAIKQKLNVDNLRLLISKSFAPKDPQNFIQMNNLSKEYLAHYLNLFEEMIRLHKKVLEKQVHNQNLVITGQEDDISSYKLTINQNKAWIDKLTLDQLQLQSKIDQQKEQLAQSDQTIKELQEKINKSGLNANKTVTNTNLNQDYLREFHFQKREAISSNQFHNSFVDTDSYTQRFKIKPAQRIQVYYFNKNTKKMENFILTIQNSVKKLYNKLQDLKVKFNSVSSNLIDLVTTGYYYENTTSTYEGDNDDSGSFFEVSYEDGYINVLTKASIKTKAGKYLYASTGTSLGGSSESPYSYDGGTAKSSLFFVSAIALDD
- a CDS encoding DegV family protein; the encoded protein is MKKLGIIIDSFACLTEEQAKELEYHLLPLQVEINGELVKENTINNVNLLEQIASSKSCKTSLPNLALIQETVSYCSQNYDDSIFIGVSEHLSSTPKYINTLAQEYKNIHVIKNNLVGSQIRLLIKIAQKVYQKTQNISEVKNKLEKFISQCSTYILPANLDHLIKGGRLKGFKKILLNTIKMFPLLKYDLDGTVSLATLKRTQKGALDKLVEKVTEEAKNLKNPSFQIIWGIDQSINQKLAKATEKLPIFNKEITPAAIAIHTGPDAICLTSMPSPEEN
- a CDS encoding phosphoheptose isomerase family protein, with amino-acid sequence MVKSKKRHTSKEAEFISNLLYLKNSTDDINSYIADEILTRHKQGILIPQAYKFCTEIGVSPSSFTFFAKKIRLNNVREILYIHNFLIENDQEKTKKTKVTAAQEVAKFIDQCNKILFIGISGSTWMNMDFSIQLLRMNKFAIHLPGKYEQIGLSKILTPDDLLIVNSVSLKHKWMLDIMENTRAKIVLISTWIPEHLKEKINVFYKINVKERQDGLRVFTSEAREKSLQFYNYVLKELRNNPVNLEFLTKSSYRG